Within Chitinivibrionia bacterium, the genomic segment ATCCACGCGTTTTTTTGCGTTTTTATTATGACAAAGACGCCGTTCAGCGCGTATCGTACACTTTCTATTCGTCTTTTTATGAAGTTAATAATCGGCATAATCGCTCCTTTTTGCCATCAAAATACTATTGCCCCGACCGAGGATGCGCCTGTTTGAAAGATTTCAGCATTTTTTCTATATTTACGTGCGTGTAAACCTGTGTGGAAGCAAGCGACGAATGTCCAAGCATTTCTTTTACCACGCGAATATCGGCGCCGTTGTCGAGCAGGTGCGAGGCAAAAGAATGGCGCAAAATGTGCGGACTTCTTTTTTTTGCCGCCGAAACTGCGCTTAGTTCCCTTTCCACGATTTGCCTAATTCGTCTGATGGACAAAAGCGAGCGTTCTTTGTTGCGTAAGTCTCTGCGGCTTTTTGACATTGCTTCATAATTTTTGCTTTCTTTTCGTCCGCTTTTCGCTGTTCTGTCAAATATAAAAACGCCTCGCGGATTTTCTTTAAGAAATTCTTCCAAAAGCGCCAGAGCCGCATCTGTAATCGGCACAATCCGCTCCTTGTTGCCCTTTCCGATTACGCGCATAGTTTGGTTGTGTTTGTTTATATTGCTTTTCATCAAATTGCTAAGTTCCGAAACGCGAATGCCGCTTCCGTAAAGGAATTCTATAATAAGTTTGTCGCGCACACTCGTGGGTTTTATGTTTTCGATTTCGGAATTTTGCGGCGTTGGTTCTTCGTAAGCATCTCCCAAATCCTGCATTTGAGGCTGGGTAATTATTGCGGGAATATTTTTATCAATTTTTATTGCATAAATAAGCCGCACGGGATTTGACGACAGCGCTTCTCTTTTCACCAAAAATTTTCCGAAAGAAAGCAGACAAGAACGTTTTCGAGCTATGCTTTTGGATTTTTGTCCGCTTTCTTTCAGCCAATATACATATTTTCGGATATTTCCTTTTACAAAAATGTCGGCAACTTCCGTTTGTTCGCTGACTTGCACAACTTCGGCAAATTGGTCTAAATCTCGCCTGTATGCGTCAGTCGTGTTAATCGAATAGCCCCGTTGCTTTTCGAGATTGTTCAAAAATGCTTCTTTTGCTTCGCTGAATTGCATAAAATACCGCTCGTTAGTCAATTTTCTTAAATTAATAAATCGAGTAGTTTTCTCCTTACCAACTTACGCCAAGTCGTAATGTTTCCATAAAATTACCTGCTTGAATTCTCACCAAATACGTTTCGGGCGGAACGCGCTGTCCTGCGGTGTTTCTCAAATCCCATTCAAAAATGCGCGAATTCTGCACTTGCGCATTCGTTGAAAACACCACGCTTCCCGTATGATTTAAGATTGCTATGTTTACATTTGCAGGCGTGGTTGTGTTTACTAAAATTCGAGCGGTATTCGATACGGGATTTTCCATTACAGCCGCTTCAAAAAGCGTATTTACGACATTGTTTTGCGCCGCGTTTTGTGCTATATTTTCAACCGTTCCCAAATTAAAAATAGTATCGTTTCCGAGATACGCAATTCGTTGAACGCCTTCGTTGCGAATAATCACAAAATGTCCTTGTTGATGCAAATTATTTTGAAAAGTATTGTTATCAAACAGAGTGAGTTCACCGAAATTCACCACTGCCCCTGCGGCGGGTTGCGCGACAAAGTTGTCCGTTAAAGCTGTGTTTCGCGAATAATTATTTCCAAATACGCTGTTAATAATAGTCAATTTCCCGTGATTTATAATCGGTGCAACAACTTTTTCCACGCCGATTTGAGCGCTGTCGCCCGTGCTTCCCAAAATATTGTTTCGGAAGGTGCAATTTTCCACAATCAGAGTTCCGTGATTCGTTATAACAAAATCTCCTGAAAACCCTTCAAAAACCATATTTCGCAATATTCTAGCTTCGCCTTCTTGAATAATGATTTCGTTCGGAAGCGCCAAAATAACAGTAAATACACAGCAGATTAACAAAAATAATTTTTTCATAAAAAACCACCCTTTAAAATAAAAAAGTTCACTTAGCCTACATATAAAATATAGTATATAATTGTAGGTTTTTCTTGAAAAAATATAAAAAACAAACAAAACCCAAAAAAATGAGCGAAAATGAATTTTATTTACTATGTTTTTTATTAGGGGTTGCACAAAAAAAATCTGAAGCTTGAGAAAATTTTTTAAAAGGTTGGTTCTTATGAAAATTGTATTTTGGATTTTAATGGTGATGTTCGCGTTTTCGGCACAAATTTTTTCACAACCCTGCTTTCCGCCATTCGAGCCGAACCGAGACTACTTCACCGGTTCTCAGGTAAGTCATAACGGCAGAAATTTCGTTGCCAATTGGAGTACTCGCGAAGTCCCCGGAGTTCAGAATTGGGGTGGTTGGCGAGCCTTAGGTCAATGTCAAGAAGAAATAATAATCGACTTAAGCACTCCTCAAGAAAGACAAGCCGCGCAAAGCATATCGCAATTCTTACTCTTTGCCACAGAAAATCTACTTCTCAACAGCGGCATAACAATCGTCGGCAACATCGGCGCAAATGGTAGCGTTTCGGTCGGCGATATAGCGGCGGGCTGGAAAACTATGGTCAACGGCGATATTTATTCCAAACACGCAGTTTCGACTACCGCCGAAGCCGTAATCAACGGTAATATTTTCGCAAAATCCTTACAGCTCGGCTGGCAAGCAAAACACAACGGCGCGTTGATAATCGACCACGAATTTGATTTCAATGTTGCGACGAAAACAATCTCTACCTCAAGCCAAAATGTAGCCGGTGCTTGGCAACGCAGAGTAGTTCTTGCCCCCGGAACTTACGGTAATGTTTCAGTCAGCGACGGCGGCGCTTTGGAACTTTCAAGCGGAGTTTACAACTTAAGGTCGCTGTCTTTAAATAGCGCCGATATTCCGATTTATTTAAACATTGCCGCGGGAGAAAGTATTCAGCTAAATGTGCAAGACAATCTTCAATTCGGAAGTGGCACAAAGATTAATTTCTCGGGAAATACCGCTCCAATGTCTTTCAGAATTCATACAAATCAAACACACGATTTAATTATTCACGATCACTCCGAAATTAACGCGATAATTACCGCTCCAAATGCGAGAGTGGTTGTCAATAATAACACAATAGTGAACGGCGCGATTTTTGCAAGGGAGATAGAGGTAATCAACGGTGCGGTAATAAACAGTGTTCCATATATAACGGACATTTTCCATTCCGAATATCACTTTGCCCCTGCTTTTGATATACTTACAAACGATTATTTCTCTATGATAGATATTAACTCCACAATAGAATTTGTAAGAGTAAACGCCCTCGATAACTTCAGAATTACCGAAACCAATAACGGGTTTAAGCATTTGTTTGCGATAGAAGACACCGTCAGCAATCTGGTTTCTTACTATACTATTGAGTTTGAACGCTCTTTCAACCCCGCGGTTTTTGTAAACGGCAATGCAAGCGCCGGCGGCGACGGTTTAACTTGGGACAGGGCGGTAAGAACATTAAAAGAAGCAGTGGAAATCGCCCAAATAACGGGACGAAGAATCCAAGTAGTCGAGGGAACTTACGACGGCGTTGAAATTGGACAAGGAACAAAAATTATCGGCGGATTTTTAGGCGGAGAAATAGACGGAGAGCCGACGGGAAGCCCGTATAATACAATAATTACAGGACGAAATAAATCCCGTGCGCTAACCATAAACGGCTTTGCAGGCGCTAAATCAGTGAAAATCAAGGGAATAACAATTCAAGACGGAGTTTCTGTAAAAAATGGCGCGGGAATTTTTAGCCCTAATGTAATACCAAAATTTGAAGAACTTATCGTCAAAAATAACTTCACGGCAGAAAGCGGCGCCGGTATTTACGCGCCGAGAGGCATTCAGGATATGCACATGGTTTTGGTGGAAAACAACAGCGGAAGAAATGCGTTTTATATCGGTGGCGCTTCGACTTCGTCGAGAGAAACACGGGCTGAAAGGGTGATAATCTCGACAAATTCCGGAGATGGATTGTTGTTGCAAAACACGGGTATTTCTTTCATAAACTCAATTTTCTACGGAAACTATACTGCAATTATTGCCGAAAACTCGAGATTGGATTTGCTTCATTGCACGTTTGTAAAAAACTTGACAGGGGTTTATTCTGAGCAGAATTCGAGGGTGAGAATTATCAACACCATTCTTTGGAACGATGGCAGAGAACTTGAAGGCGACGGGTTTGATGTTTCGTTTTCGGCAGTGAGAGGCGGATTTGCGGGCGAGGGAAATATTGATGATGACCCGTTGTTTGTCAATGTGGATAATCCTAAAGGGGGCGACGGTTTTTGGTTAGGGCTAAATAATGGTTTATCTTTAAAAACAAACAGTCCGGCTATTGACGCCGGTAAAGAAATGCTTGATATTTTATACGATTTTATTGAAACCTCTCGTCCGCTTGAAAACGGATTTGATATGGGAGCGTTTGAAGTTCCCGTATTTAAAGATGGCGACCAAACTGTTGATTTTGGAATTTTAACTTCCAACAACGAATTTATTCGCGGAGAAGGCATTGGGGACATTATGGTCGGATTGACGCGAAGAGATTTACACCGAAAAATTTTCACAAGGTCAGCGCTTACGCTTCGTGTTTTTGTTGAAAAGAACAAGCATACGGATATTGAAAGCAGAACGGCAAGAGTAGTTTTTAGAGATGAAAACGGCAGAGATGTCGGCAGAGGAATTGATGTGCAATTTTTCCGCAACAGGGCTCTTGAAACATCTTCACATCGTGCATTTACTTCAAGAAGAGTTGTGGACGGCAGAGTTGTCGGTCCCGTTATATTTATGGTTGCAGGAGATGTTGACGCTCACCCCGGAGATCCGTTTCGGGTATTAAAGGTCGCCGACAATATTTCATCAGACCAAGAATATATATCCGGGACTATTCACGTAGTAATTACATACTAAGTAAAAGGAGACATTAAATATGAAAGAGCGATTTTTTTTGTGCTTTGCAGTTTTATTTTTGTTTGCGGCTTGTTCGTCGGGCACCATAGACAGAGGAAGCGATAAAAGGATTCGCGTTGGAAATAATAACGGTATAGTATTTCGAAACATTACTTCCGGCACTAACCGAACAAGGTATGGCTTTTCAAGAATTAGGTTTGCTTCGGAAGGAACGTATGCCATAGTATCCATTCCGGCAAATGAAGATAATGTATCTACCTATTTTGATGCAATTGTAACGCCGGAGCGAAGAACGTCTAATCTCATGCTTATGACTTACAGAGATTCTCCTGACTTTTCATTGCTTCTGAACGGCTCAAATGAAAATATGCAAATGAATGTTACCGGTGATCAGGAACAAGTATTTCAAATAGGTATAAGAGGCAAGTTTAAACCTTATCGTCAAGAAAACATTGTTTTAATATCTTTTACAAAAGAGCATTTTACCGATGAACAAGAAGCGGAAAGAACATTACTGCAATTAGATACTTTGCAACGCTATTTTTTAGGGGAAAATACGGTTTTTGTTGTTCCTTATACTTGGAGAACCATAAGAGTGAGAATAGAAGGCGGCGAAAAAGACGATTATGCCGAACTTATAAAATGGGCTAACGATAATGTTTTTAATCAAGCGATAGTTCGTTTGGAATTGGCTGAAGAAGAATATGATTGCAGAATAAATTTAGGGCAAAACGTTAGCGGCGTTCATAGAAGAAGCATAGATTTTTTAGACGATGAAGGCAATATTTTCAACCCGCATCGTAGCAATAGAATCGTTGCCGCGAATCTTCGTTTCAGTAGCTTGTATGTTTGGGAATATCAATATGATGATCCGTCGGTGCCGCCATGGAAAGTCGATTCTCGTGAAAAAGGCGCTTTCTTGAAAAGATTTTCTTACGCAGTTGCTCACATAATGGGAGTTTCGCAAGGAGACAGCGATTATAATTTGATGAATACAAATGGAGACGGTTCGGAAAACAATAACATCGATCACGTTCATTTAACTTTTCAACAATGGAACCAACTTCATGCCAAAGGAGGCGGGAGATGATTTGCGGCAAAGAAATTCATTTGATTGTTTTTTGAAAATGAATAAAGTTTAAGGAGAAAATTTTATGAAAAAAGTATTCTTTGTAGTTCCGATTTTCTTGTTTTTTAGTTGTTCTTTTTTTGAAGACGAGCAAAATTCCGTCTATACTTTCACTCGTGGATGGATAGTCTCAACCTCTGACTGGGAAAAACCATATTCCGAAATAACGAAAGACGATTTAGTAGGATACGCAAACTCAAGCAATACGGACGCAATCCGTATTCTCGACAGTTTGGCGCAAATCATATTAGAAAATCCGCCGATACCCGATCAAGATAATATTTTAGTTCACGTAAAAACTTTTTACAACGGACAAGAGGTATTGCCGCGAGAACTTTTTTCGCTGGGAATGCCTGTAAATCTTGTGAGAAACGGCAATGTTTATAGAAACGTTCTGCCGTTAATTCTTGTATGGGGGCACGTTGAATTAGCAGATTCTTCGTATAGAGGACACATAATTCTTCCGGTAAGTCCGAGAACGTCCGACAATAGCCGTTCTGCATTTAGTATAAAGGTAATATACCCTTTTAATATTAATGCTTCGGGAGAAAGATAATGCGCTTTAACTGCAAAAACATTATATTGCTATTGCTGTTAAATATCTCGTTTTTATTTGCAACATTTCCCGAGCAGTCCGTGGTTTCGCCGTATATTATAAAAGGTTTTTCTATTAGTTTTTCTGCCGGCTATACTTTTCCATCGAATCGGTTGGGACTTTCGCATGCATATACAGAAGTTATACCCGGCGACAGTACCTTTTTCGAGATGATAAATGTCGGTTTGACGCAGCTTCGTCCCGGCGGGTTCTTTAATTTTGGATATAATAGATTTGAATGGGGGTTCTTTACTTTAGCTATACCTCCCGCAACATTCGCTCCGTTTGCCGATTCTCCTATGGATAAATTTATAATAAATTTTCGTATTTATGAAAGAGGCGACGGAGTCAAACTGTTTGACAATTCAGCAATGTCGTTATTTGGCGGAATTTCACGACTTAATTTTTTTACAGGCGCGGCAACAAGCCAAGTATATTTTGGTGCTTCTTTGGGGACGAGAATTCGAAGGAAATCGAACAATGTTTGTGAATTGTTTTTTTCGCCGTCTTTAAATTTTGTTCGGTACATATACGATAATCTCAACCCGTCATATAATGGGGATTATATCGTACCACCCATTGTAGAGATTATAGCCCAAACAGTCGAAATCAGCGTTCCTGTCGCAAGTCGCGTAATTTCCGGAGCGGTAGGGGGAAAATCGCAACGTTTTTCTTTCACCGGCGGAATAACGCCAACTCTTGTTATTGCTAATGACGCGCTTAAAAAGGATTTGGAGCCGAAAAACGATATTGTTTTTTCTATCAGCGACGATTTTCGAGAGAGGAGCCGTAGTTATATTACGGATAAATGGTTTGAGAGTTCTCGTGTTCGTGTTTCTGCTTTTGCGCAAATAGGCGTTCATTTCGGAAATAGTACGATACCGGAAAGAAGAAAAGAGAGAAAAATGGAAAATCGAGATGAAATAATATTGCAAAGAGAATTAAAGCAGAAAAGAGCCATAGAAAGGCGAGAGAGAAGAGAGCAGAGAAGGCAGGAGTGGAAGTTAAATCAAGAAGAGGAGGATTTGTTATGAAAGTTAAGGAAGTTGTGGCAGTTATTACGTGCGTGTTGACATTGTTGTTCGGAGAAGAAACAAATATTTGCACTTGGAACGCAAATACGTATTATAATGCAGGTGAGGTTGTATTGTTTCAGGGTAGAAAATATTTTGCCGAATTTGATGACAAAGGTACAATGCCGTATCAAGTCAATAGCAACGAGCAATTTGTATGGCATCTTGTCGATAACTATGATATTCCTATTCCTTCTCGTTCAGTACGAATGGCACCTATATCACACATACAAGTAAGTTATATGTTATCAGATGATCCTTTTGTTAGCCATTATGTAAAGAGGCACTTACCTTTCGGATTCATTTCATTAAGAGCGGTAGGGCTTTCAAGAGAAAAGGCTTTTATAAATTCTCGCTTTAAAGACTACCTTCACTCCTCCTGGAAAACTTTTATGGTAACAGAAAAAGGAACTCATAAATCTATGAGGACTTTGCGCAACCATGAATTCTATCGTGAATATTTAAACTATAAAGATACCACAACTTTAAAAAAAGCGTTTCGCCAAATTATACACAACATTGGAGACGCAGGCACAGCTTTTGGGCATGCATTAAGCGATTATCTGGAAGCTAGTGGTAATGTTGACGCAAGAGAACTTGCAAACGAACTAGCAATAAGTGATTATATAAACAACCCCATATCCAATAGATCTAATCGTCAAAATTTAATGACAACTTATTTTCTCGGCACAATTTATGACGCGATAGATCTTTATGAAAAAAGAACGCGAGTGGCTCTTGAATGGGCTAGGATAAACATTCCTAAACCATCTTTGGGTGAACCATGTTTTATACCTTTTGTTGGGACAGCCAATTGTTTGGTTACGTATTACGACCAATTTCAGACACTTATACATGGAAACGGAACAATTTTTCACAACGGAGAGCCTGTCTATGGTGTAACTCGTAGCGCAATGGCAGTCGGTCGATTTATTATGATTGACGCAATACTGGCGCGTTTGCCGCTACAAGATATGAGGATAACGCCAAGCGCTACAAACATCGGCTTGGATTATGGAGCAAGTTTAAAATTTACAGCTTTCGCAAGAGACCCGGATGCCATAAGGTTTGAATTAAGAGACGGGACTCAAAGTGATCCTGCAAAGCGTTACAGAATTCAACACGACCCTAACGCGCACGACATGTTTTATCAGTGGCGGTTAACCGATAAAGACGGCAATACGGTACGCTTTCCGAGCGTTCAAACAAAAACAGATTCATTGGTAATGACTGTGATTGATTCTTCCGGTATAACAGGCGAAGAAGATAAGAAAAGCGGATTTCTCGGAGTTCGATTAAGCGATGGAGCAGGTAATACTTTGAATACTACGATAAGAGTTGAA encodes:
- a CDS encoding tyrosine-type recombinase/integrase is translated as MQFSEAKEAFLNNLEKQRGYSINTTDAYRRDLDQFAEVVQVSEQTEVADIFVKGNIRKYVYWLKESGQKSKSIARKRSCLLSFGKFLVKREALSSNPVRLIYAIKIDKNIPAIITQPQMQDLGDAYEEPTPQNSEIENIKPTSVRDKLIIEFLYGSGIRVSELSNLMKSNINKHNQTMRVIGKGNKERIVPITDAALALLEEFLKENPRGVFIFDRTAKSGRKESKNYEAMSKSRRDLRNKERSLLSIRRIRQIVERELSAVSAAKKRSPHILRHSFASHLLDNGADIRVVKEMLGHSSLASTQVYTHVNIEKMLKSFKQAHPRSGQ